In Acanthopagrus latus isolate v.2019 chromosome 17, fAcaLat1.1, whole genome shotgun sequence, the following are encoded in one genomic region:
- the znf526 gene encoding zinc finger protein 574: MAGQQEEAEGVYMEHQYMCSECHQLFNTLEDVLIHQQIHTGQEGEGEGEGEAMTIQGVQEIGQTQQYQCLECGTLLVNPEELLQHQEMHMREAGMEVEHQELCEVLETDEAGSEAQTSGPVQYQCLDCLALFHSPETWLEHRRTHSRSSTHSNTETMLEYVLQPDGTITPVNHMQNYVLSEQQAGEILAQVFAQQQQQQQQQQQQQQQQQQQQQQQQQQQKKRQSVSRHAAPSRSALLPPVTPTPGSATMHLQILTAQALADNSGASSQRRSRLPPLLPAVGRGSSAKLGVVENGVQRLELRLAPGAQDDTQQQQQPTEVVVIHPYECSECSLLFQTPEDFLQHQGEHFLGQDKESGEPGVMSGFEEVRGREETAERVEDIRIRVAEKKVAFCAKPQPCEICNRTFTSINRLAAHKRVHELGTHECPECGKVFKKATSLQTHMRTHSGVARYLCVDCGNGFTTEMTLIMHRKSHTADPLHKCQFCNKTFTNMTKYLYHRRTHLNRDSSGTSVPVSMVSAPRRASSSTLAILQRAREKKNSDSDDAKSQLLAPLTEEEMETMGGEHKELNPIESSQGGDVEKWVEDNNMEVSAPLQGNTTDPQQVADSTKCSSAPNTAAPNDTGVTPGSADSAEAASAASSEKEPFSCRSCSKTFPSQLQLVHHRRKAHVTERKFICGMCGKCFKKHIHVRNHIRTHTGERPFQCSDCGKTFSSLANLMRHNLIHSGVRPYRCDVCHRSFSQSSNLRQHTLLHSNAAALTCPDCPATFRWPTKLAAHRYTQHPGAPAPFPCPHCEAGFLTKRQRESHCLGQHPTLTQAGTGIEVSKETDKQAEVGKDLTSEPSTSTTVKTESGDSSSLVRGGLDCNICGKKLNSPANLRLHRLSHCTLGPGRPRCTSGKRPKAHQCPVCGKLFVSSSGVALHLRVHTGERPFPCHVCGKRFRQNTHLREHLRTHSGERPFRCEVCGKGFIQSMHLAEHRRTHTGERPHVCPQCGKAFKTFSNLRNHKKTHARQQKLDEEAAAQTAMETVSAVAVVDTSTVELANGQPQLIQIQTSDLQQGQGTPTIMCNEFGETIAIISTSEGEELPLEQALEIYHTALENSLAVDGLQLL, encoded by the exons ATGGCcgggcagcaggaggaggcagagggtgTGTACATGGAGCACCAGTATATGTGCAGTGAGTGCCATCAGCTCTTCAACACCCTGGAGGATGTGCTGATCCACCAGCAGATCCACACTGGccaagagggagagggagagggagaaggggaggcCATGACCATCCAGGGTGTCCAAGAGATTGGGCAAACCCAGCAGTACCAGTGTCTGGAGTGTGGGACCCTCCTGGTGAacccagaggagctgctgcagcaccaggAGATGCACATGAGAGAGGCTGGGATGGAGGTGGAGCATCAAG AGCTGTGTGAGGTTTTGGAGACGGATGAGGCCGGATCGGAGGCTCAGACGTCGGGACCTGTCCAGTACCAGTGTCTTGACTGTCTTGCGCTGTTTCACTCACCTGAGACCTGGCTGGAGCACAGACGGACccacagcaggagcagcacacacagtaacactgaGACAATG CTGGAGTATGTGCTTCAGCCCGATGGCACCATCACTCCAGTGAATCACATGCAGAACTACGTGCTGAGTGAGCAGCAGGCTGGAGAGATCTTGGCACAG GTGTttgcccagcagcagcagcagcagcaacaacaacaacaacaacaacaacagcagcagcagcagcaacaacaacaacagcaacaacagaagaaaCGTCAGTCAGTCTCCAGACATGCTGCACCCTCCCGTTCTGCCCTGCTGCCTCCAGTGACACCCACTCCTGGCTCTGCGACCATGCACCTACAGATTCTCACAGCTCAAGCGCTGGCAGACAACTCGGGCGCTTCCAGTCAGCGCCGCTCCAGGCTGCcccctctgctgcctgctgtgggCCGAGGTTCTTCGGCCAAGCTTGGGGTCGTGGAGAACGGTGTCCAGAGACTGGAGTTAAGGTTGGCCCCCGGTGCCCAGGATgacacccagcagcagcagcaaccaaCAGAGGTGGTTGTCATCCACCCGTATGAATGCTCAGAATGCTCCCTTCTCTTCCAGACCCCAGAGGACTTCCTCCAGCACCAGGGAGAGCACTTCCTTGGTCAGGACAAAGAGAGCGGAGAGCCAGGCGTCATGAGTGGCTTCGAGGAGGtgcgagggagggaggagactGCGGAGAGGGTGGAGGACATTAGGATTAGAGTGGCAGAGAAGAAGGTAGCGTTCTGTGCCAAGCCCCAACCGTGTGAGATCTGCAACCGCACATTCACCTCCATCAACCGGCTGGCTGCTCACAAACGTGTGCACGAGCTTGGTACGCATGAATGTCCAGAGTGCGGAAAGGTGTTCAAGAAGGCGacatcactgcagacacacatgcgcacacactcgGGCGTGGCCAGGTACCTGTGCGTGGACTGTGGCAACGGCTTCACCACCGAGATGACTCTAATTATGCACAG GAAGTCCCACACTGCAGATCCTCTTCACAAGTGTCAGTTCTGCAACAAAACCTTCACCAACATGACCAAGTACCTCTACCACCGGAGAACCCACCTCAACAGGGATTCATCTGGCACATCTGTCCCTGTCTCCATG GTCTCAGCTCCAAGAAGAGCATCTAGCTCAACTCTTGCCATCTtacagagagcaagagagaagaagaattcTGACTCCGATGACGCAAAAAGCCAGCTGCTGGCCCctctcacagaggaggagatggaaacGATGGGGGGAGAACACAAGGAGCTCAATCCAATAGAAAGTTCTCAAGGGGGTGACGTGGAGAAATGGGTGGAGGACAACAACATGGAGGTGTCTGCCCCACTTCAAGGCAACACCACTGACCCCCAGCAGGTAGCAGATTCCACCAAGTGTAGCTCAGCCCCGAACACTGCTGCTCCGAATGACACTGGAGTCACACCTGGTTCTGCTGATTCAGCAGAAGCCGCTTCAGCTGCGTCATCAGAAAAAGAGCCTTTTTCTTGTCGCTCCTGCTCTAAGACCTTCCCCTCCCAGCTGCAGCTAGTTCACCATCGACGCAAGGCACACGTCACTGAGCGCAAGTTCATCTGTGGCATGTGCGGCAAGTGTTTTAAGAAGCACATCCACGTGCGCAACCACATCCGCACGCACACCGGCGAGCGGCCCTTCCAGTGTTCAGACTGCGGCAAAACGTTCTCATCCCTCGCCAATCTGATGAGGCACAACCTCATCCACTCTGGTGTGCGACCATACCGCTGCGATGTCTGCCACCGCTCCTTCTCACAGTCCTCAAACCTCCGTCAGCACACCCTGCTGCACTCGAACGCTGCGGCGCTTACCTGTCCGGACTGCCCTGCCACCTTCCGCTGGCCCACCAAGTTAGCAGCACATCGCTACACCCAACACCCAGGCGCTCCGGCTCCTTTCCCATGTCCTCACTGTGAGGCTGGCTTCCTGACCAAGAGGCAACGAGAGAGCCACTGTCTGGGGCAGCACCCCACCCTGACGCAGGCCGGCACAGGGATAGAAGTCagcaaagagacagacaaacaagcagAGGTGGGCAAAGATCTGACCTCAGAGCCCTCCACCTCAACCACAGTAAAGACAGAATCCGGGGATTCATCCAGTTTAGTGCGAGGAGGTTTAGATTGCAACATTTGTGGGAAGAAGCTCAATTCTCCTGCCAATCTGCGACTTCACAGACTGAGCCACTGCACCTTAGGCCCAGGACGACCCCGCTGCACCTCAGGGAAGCGACCCAAAGCCCACCAGTGTCCCGTCTGTGGGAAACTGTTTGTGTCTTCGTCCGGCGTCGCACTTCACCTGCGAGTCCACACCGGCGAGCGCCCCTTTCCTTGCCATGTGTGCGGCAAGCGCTTCCGTCAGAACACGCACCTGCGAGAGCATCTGCGCACGCACTCGGGCGAACGGCCATTCCGCTGTGAGGTGTGCGGAAAGGGTTTCATCCAGAGCATGCACCTGGCTGAACACCGGCGAACACACACAGGCGAACGGCCACATGTGTGTCCACAGTGCGGCAAAGCCTTCAAGACCTTCTCCAACCTGAGGAACCACAAAAAGACCCACGCCCGGCAGCAGAAGCTGGACGAAGAGGCCGCCGCTCAGACTGCCATGGAGACCGTCTCTGCTGTGGCAGTGGTGGACACTTCCACAGTGGAACTAGCTAACGGGCAGCCGCAGCTCATCCAGATCCAAACGTCAGATCTTCAGCAG gGGCAGGGCACTCCGACCATCATGTGTAATGAGTTTGGGGAGACGATAGCCATCATATCGACCagtgagggagaggagctgCCTCTGGAGCAGGCCCTGGAGATCTATCACACAGCTCTGGAGAACAGCCTCGCTGTGGACGgactgcagctcctctga